Proteins encoded within one genomic window of Micromonospora halotolerans:
- a CDS encoding endo-1,4-beta-xylanase yields the protein MAGQGGLRRRSFLFGGMGAAVLLGGGASQFMNMRAAWAAPTGNLYQAALAKGIRYGSSTATWQVQPDPDYAALYARESGMLLTEDDLLWYRLKPTQTAPLDFSYGDQIVSFAAGNAQPVLAAHLAWDEGLGDGWEPDALYNLSTQDARDLLFGTIQQEVTHYAGRVKAWVVANEVTDGRRKDANGFWTVEPWYQTIGPTFVEEAFNLAHQCDPNALLLINDFGFETGSDAVARRTSMLKAIDYLKSKNVPVHALGIQAHLNANGFSRQFDIAAYRTFLSDVAARGLSIFITEMDVQDDGLKADIPSRDAGVANVYAQYLSVALQEPAVKVVLNFGLSDRYTWLQEDFPRKDGAARRPLPFDENLQPKPAYTAILQAFQNAPARTPL from the coding sequence ATGGCAGGTCAGGGAGGTCTCCGTCGGAGGTCGTTCCTCTTCGGCGGCATGGGAGCCGCGGTGCTGCTGGGTGGTGGTGCGTCGCAGTTCATGAACATGAGAGCGGCTTGGGCGGCACCGACAGGCAACCTGTATCAGGCGGCGCTGGCCAAGGGGATCCGGTACGGCTCCTCGACCGCGACGTGGCAGGTGCAGCCGGACCCCGACTACGCGGCGCTGTATGCGCGCGAGAGTGGGATGCTGCTCACCGAGGACGACCTGCTGTGGTATCGACTCAAGCCAACGCAGACCGCGCCCCTGGACTTCAGCTACGGCGACCAGATCGTGTCGTTCGCCGCCGGCAACGCTCAGCCGGTGCTCGCGGCGCACCTGGCCTGGGACGAGGGACTGGGTGACGGGTGGGAACCGGACGCCCTCTACAACCTCAGCACCCAGGACGCGCGCGACCTTCTGTTCGGGACGATCCAGCAGGAGGTCACGCACTATGCCGGCCGGGTGAAGGCCTGGGTGGTGGCCAATGAGGTAACCGACGGGCGGCGCAAGGACGCCAACGGGTTCTGGACGGTCGAGCCCTGGTACCAGACGATCGGGCCGACCTTCGTCGAGGAGGCGTTCAACCTCGCCCACCAGTGTGACCCGAACGCTCTGCTTCTCATCAACGACTTCGGATTCGAGACCGGGTCGGACGCGGTGGCTCGGCGGACGTCGATGCTCAAGGCCATCGACTATCTGAAGAGCAAGAACGTCCCGGTGCACGCGCTGGGGATCCAGGCACACCTGAATGCGAACGGGTTCAGCCGGCAATTCGATATAGCGGCCTACCGGACCTTCCTGTCGGACGTCGCGGCGCGGGGGCTGTCCATCTTCATCACCGAGATGGATGTTCAGGACGACGGCCTGAAGGCGGACATCCCCAGCCGTGACGCGGGTGTGGCGAACGTGTACGCGCAATATCTGTCCGTGGCCCTTCAGGAGCCCGCGGTTAAGGTCGTGCTCAACTTCGGGCTGAGCGACCGCTACACGTGGTTGCAGGAGGACTTCCCGCGCAAGGATGGAGCCGCGCGCCGGCCGCTGCCCTTCGACGAGAACCTCCAGCCGAAGCCGGCCTACACCGCGATCCTGCAGGCCTTCCAGAACGCTCCGGCACGCACACCACTGTGA
- a CDS encoding amidohydrolase family protein has translation MADLLDQPIAEAAAPSRYRLVDCDVHPITKSGLGELRPFLSQAAQRRLGLDERRSLTTIGHREAVSIPRNMLYLNPAGVLRDDARAPDGSAPGADPAFTAQQLLDGNGIDRAVLIGGEVLGLGAMPDPDAAAMIASAYNQWLATTWLDADDRYRGYIVVGAQDPVLAAQEIRRAAEDERFVGVLLPLTGILMGLRHYYPIYEAANEVGLPVAVHPNSGEGVFRTSPPMAGGTPTYYVEWHSGLSQVFQANVISLVCHGVFERFPNLKVIITEGGLGWIPDVMWRLDKNVKGLRDEVPWVRRLPSEYVVDHVRFTTQPLPEPKRRHHLHVLCEIARADRTLMFSSDYPHWDFDDPRHALASLPPAIRQRVSSDNAVETYGDRL, from the coding sequence ATGGCCGACCTGCTCGACCAGCCCATCGCCGAGGCGGCCGCACCGAGCCGCTACCGACTCGTCGACTGCGACGTCCACCCGATCACCAAGAGCGGCCTCGGGGAGCTCCGGCCGTTCCTTTCCCAGGCCGCGCAGCGTCGCCTGGGCCTCGACGAGCGCCGTAGCCTCACCACGATCGGGCACCGCGAGGCGGTGTCGATCCCGCGGAACATGCTCTACCTCAACCCGGCCGGGGTGCTCCGCGACGACGCCCGTGCGCCGGACGGGTCCGCGCCGGGCGCCGACCCGGCCTTCACGGCGCAACAGCTGCTCGACGGCAACGGTATCGACCGTGCGGTGCTCATCGGCGGCGAGGTGCTCGGGCTCGGGGCCATGCCCGACCCGGATGCCGCAGCGATGATCGCCTCGGCGTACAACCAGTGGCTGGCCACGACCTGGCTCGATGCCGACGACCGGTACCGCGGCTACATCGTGGTCGGTGCCCAGGACCCGGTGCTGGCGGCCCAGGAGATCCGGCGCGCGGCCGAGGACGAACGCTTCGTCGGCGTGCTGCTGCCGCTCACCGGCATCCTGATGGGGCTGCGGCACTATTACCCGATCTACGAGGCCGCGAACGAGGTGGGCCTTCCGGTCGCCGTCCACCCCAACTCGGGCGAAGGCGTCTTCCGTACCTCGCCGCCGATGGCAGGCGGGACACCGACGTACTACGTCGAGTGGCACAGCGGGCTCAGCCAGGTGTTCCAGGCGAACGTGATCAGCCTAGTCTGCCACGGGGTCTTCGAGCGCTTCCCGAACCTCAAGGTGATCATCACCGAGGGCGGGCTGGGCTGGATCCCCGACGTGATGTGGCGGCTCGACAAGAACGTCAAGGGCCTGCGCGACGAGGTGCCGTGGGTGAGACGACTGCCCAGCGAGTACGTCGTGGATCACGTCCGGTTCACCACGCAGCCACTCCCGGAGCCGAAGCGCCGCCACCACCTGCACGTGCTCTGCGAGATCGCTCGCGCGGACCGTACCCTGATGTTCAGCTCCGACTACCCGCACTGGGACTTCGACGACCCGCGGCACGCCCTGGCGTCGTTGCCGCCAGCGATCAGGCAGCGGGTGAGCAGCGACAACGCCGTGGAGACCTACGGCGACCGACTCTGA
- a CDS encoding Rieske (2Fe-2S) protein: MEVRVGSVEEVRRDGCRIVEVNGRSVGVISIGEEFFAIIDRCPHMGASMCAGSLSGTFVASEPHEYVYGKAGRVIRCPWHGWEFDLESGRSLLEPKRFGLKTYRVTQLDGEVVLHA, from the coding sequence ATGGAAGTTCGGGTCGGCAGCGTCGAGGAGGTGCGCCGGGACGGGTGCAGGATCGTCGAGGTGAACGGGCGGTCGGTCGGCGTCATCAGCATCGGCGAGGAGTTCTTCGCGATCATCGACAGGTGCCCGCACATGGGTGCGTCGATGTGCGCGGGCTCGCTGAGCGGTACCTTCGTCGCCTCCGAGCCGCACGAGTACGTCTACGGCAAGGCCGGCCGGGTGATCCGCTGCCCCTGGCACGGCTGGGAGTTCGACCTCGAGAGCGGCCGGTCGCTCCTGGAGCCGAAACGCTTCGGACTCAAGACCTACCGGGTCACCCAGCTGGACGGCGAGGTCGTGCTGCACGCCTGA
- a CDS encoding Gfo/Idh/MocA family protein has product MSRKPVGVAILGAAHMGHVWAYSRALTASPNACVVGLYDPEPEHTRWIRQDFGVPLTGDAEALLASPAVDAVLVCSANDEHRVHVELAAAHGKHVLCEKPIATTVEDGEAMVAACAAAGVQLHQPFVSRFLPMVERARTAVRDGRLGDLIGLVGGNRGRPPLPPAYPGWITDPVAAGGGALIDHSVHVTDVMRHVSGLEVTEVSAEAGSLLWNLDVEDVAVVSLRLENGAVGSIDPSWSVPANHPHDYDFYLRLVGTEGSLEITDGAEALNVISAGEGGPRGLRQASFAEDADRAMIEAFLASVRAGVIEDPCATGQDGVRALEVALAGYRSSNLGQVVKLR; this is encoded by the coding sequence ATGAGCCGCAAGCCGGTCGGCGTCGCGATCCTCGGCGCCGCGCACATGGGCCACGTGTGGGCCTACTCGCGGGCGCTGACCGCGTCGCCGAACGCCTGCGTCGTGGGCCTGTACGATCCCGAGCCCGAGCACACCCGCTGGATCCGCCAGGATTTCGGCGTACCACTCACCGGCGACGCCGAGGCGCTGCTGGCCTCGCCCGCGGTGGACGCCGTGCTGGTGTGCAGCGCCAACGACGAGCACCGCGTCCACGTCGAGCTCGCCGCCGCCCACGGCAAGCACGTCTTGTGCGAGAAACCGATCGCCACGACGGTCGAGGACGGCGAGGCGATGGTCGCCGCCTGCGCGGCCGCGGGCGTGCAGCTGCACCAGCCGTTCGTGTCCCGCTTCCTGCCCATGGTCGAGCGGGCGCGTACGGCGGTCCGCGACGGCCGGTTGGGCGATCTGATCGGCCTGGTCGGTGGCAACCGCGGCCGCCCGCCGCTGCCCCCGGCGTACCCCGGCTGGATCACCGACCCGGTGGCCGCCGGCGGAGGGGCGCTCATCGACCACTCCGTCCACGTCACCGACGTGATGCGGCACGTCAGCGGGCTCGAAGTGACCGAGGTGTCGGCCGAGGCCGGGTCGCTGCTCTGGAACCTCGACGTCGAGGACGTCGCGGTGGTCTCGTTGCGCCTGGAGAACGGTGCGGTCGGCAGCATCGACCCGAGCTGGTCGGTGCCGGCGAATCACCCGCACGACTACGACTTCTACCTCCGCCTGGTCGGCACCGAGGGCTCGCTGGAGATCACCGACGGGGCCGAGGCGCTGAACGTCATCAGCGCCGGTGAGGGCGGTCCGCGGGGCCTGCGTCAGGCGTCGTTCGCCGAGGACGCCGATCGGGCGATGATCGAGGCGTTCCTCGCGTCGGTGCGCGCAGGCGTGATTGAGGACCCGTGTGCGACGGGGCAGGACGGCGTGCGCGCCCTGGAGGTCGCGCTGGCGGGCTACCGTTCCTCGAATCTGGGGCAGGTCGTCAAGCTCCGATAG
- a CDS encoding Gfo/Idh/MocA family protein, whose product MTGELTVGLLGAGMIAGVHAHAYRDSPGVRLAAVADTVRGKAERIADRHGAKVVPDLYALLDLGVDVVDICTPPTAHADATIAALRAGRHVLCEKPITRTMDEARRVLAAADAAPGLLSIGQVARYGPDHRLARDLAASGEIGLVRMLSHSTTTSLPGWSEGGWLADPATSGGPLLDQAVHSFDYARWVIGSPAVRVHCMAADSDAGALTYTLTTVRYENGAIAHIECSWAHPASRGFKLRAEITGTDGQLSWDYDHMIGGVLHAHDGDSEWWDVLGDREFTHELSAFFQACRDGGPPPVPAVEAVESLRTALAALESARTGQTIDLIRWEL is encoded by the coding sequence ATGACCGGCGAGCTGACGGTCGGCCTGCTCGGGGCCGGCATGATCGCCGGCGTCCACGCGCACGCCTACCGCGACTCCCCGGGCGTCCGGCTGGCCGCCGTTGCCGACACGGTCCGGGGCAAGGCCGAGCGGATCGCCGACCGGCACGGCGCGAAAGTCGTGCCGGACCTCTACGCGCTGCTCGACCTCGGCGTCGACGTCGTCGACATCTGCACGCCGCCGACCGCCCACGCCGACGCCACGATCGCCGCCCTTCGGGCGGGCCGGCACGTGCTGTGCGAGAAGCCGATCACGCGCACCATGGACGAGGCGCGCCGCGTCCTCGCGGCCGCCGACGCCGCGCCCGGCCTGCTCTCGATCGGGCAGGTGGCCCGCTACGGCCCGGACCACCGGCTCGCCCGCGACCTGGCGGCGTCGGGCGAAATCGGGCTCGTACGTATGCTCAGCCACTCGACGACGACCTCGCTACCTGGGTGGAGCGAGGGGGGATGGCTCGCCGACCCCGCGACATCCGGTGGTCCGCTGCTCGACCAGGCCGTGCACAGTTTCGACTACGCCCGGTGGGTGATCGGCAGTCCCGCCGTACGCGTGCACTGCATGGCGGCCGACAGCGACGCGGGCGCGCTGACCTACACCCTGACGACGGTCCGCTACGAGAACGGCGCCATCGCCCACATCGAGTGCAGCTGGGCCCACCCGGCCTCGCGCGGCTTCAAGCTCCGGGCCGAGATCACCGGCACCGATGGCCAGCTGTCGTGGGACTACGACCACATGATCGGCGGCGTACTGCACGCCCACGACGGTGACTCGGAGTGGTGGGACGTGCTCGGCGACCGCGAGTTCACCCACGAGCTGAGCGCGTTCTTCCAGGCCTGCCGCGACGGCGGACCCCCGCCGGTGCCCGCCGTCGAGGCGGTCGAGTCGCTGCGCACGGCACTCGCCGCCCTCGAATCGGCCCGCACCGGCCAGACGATCGACCTGATCAGGTGGGAGCTTTGA